In the Acomys russatus chromosome 13, mAcoRus1.1, whole genome shotgun sequence genome, one interval contains:
- the Ino80b gene encoding INO80 complex subunit B codes for MSACVRTVSSPPPLQDPMSKLWRRGSTSGAMEAPEPGEALELSLAGAHSHGVHKKKHKKHKKKHKKKHHQEEEAGPTQQAPAKPQLKLKIKLGGQVLGTKSVPTFTVIPEGPRSPSPLMVVENEEERMEGVPLEQYRAWLDEDSNLSPSPLRDLPGDLEGQEEEEEQRWLDALEKGELDDNGDLKKEINERLLTARQRALLQKARSQPSPTLPLPVTGGCPAPALTEEMLLKREERARKRRLQAARRAEEHKNQTIERLTKTAAPSGRGGRGAARGERRGGRAAAPAPAPMVRYSSGAQGSTLSFPPGVPTPAALVQRPAPPGPAPRCSVPGCPHPRRYACSRTGQALCSLQCYRINLQLRLGGPEGPGSPLLAT; via the exons ATGTCGGCTTGTGTCCGGACCGTTTCCAGTCCTCCTCCTTTGCAGGACCCCATGAGCAAGCTGTGGCGGCGCGGGAGCACCTCTGGAGCTATGGAGGCCCCCGAGCCAG GGGAAGCGCTGGAGTTGAGCCTGGCGGGTGCCCACAGCCACGGAGTAcacaagaaaaaacacaagaaacacaaaaagaaacacaagaagaagCATCACCAGGAAGAGGAGGCCGGGCCCACACAGCAGGCTCCTGCCAAGCCCCAGCTGAAACTTAAAATCAAGCTGGGAGGACAGGTTCTGGGCACCAAGAG CGTTCCTACCTTCACTGTGATCCCCGAGGGGCCACGCTCGCCTTCTCCCCTGATGGTGGTGGAGAATGAAGAGGAACGGATGGAAGGAGTGCCTCTCGAGCAGTACCGAGCCTGGCTGG ATGAAGACAGTAATCTGTCCCCCTCCCCGCTTCGGGACCTGCCCGGGGATCTGGaaggccaggaggaagaggaggaacagaggtGGCTCGATGCCCTGGAGAAGGGGGAGCTGGATGACAATGGAGACCTCAAGAAGGAGATCAACGAACGGCTGCTCACTGCCCGACAG cGAGCCCTGCTCCAGAAGGCTCGGAGTCAGCCATCCCCGACGCTGCCTCTGCCCGTGACTGGGGGCTGCCCGGCCCCTGCCCTCACGGAGGAGATGCTGCTGAAGCGGGAGGAACGGGCACGCAAGCGGCGTCTGCAGGCAGCGAGGCGGGCCGAGGAGCACAAGAATCAGACAATCGAGCGTCTCACAAAGACAGCAGCTCCTAGTGGGCGAGGAGGGCGTGGGGCGGCGCGGGGCGAGCGGCGTGGAGGGCGGGCGGCTGCCCCGGCCCCTGCGCCCATGGTGCGCTACAGCAGTGGGGCACAGGGCTCCACCCTGTCCTTTCCTCCCGGCGTCCCCACGCCCGCTGCTCTGGTGCAGCGGCCTGCCCCGCCGGGCCCTGCTCCACGCTGCTCCGTCCCCGGCTGCCCTCACCCACGTCGTTACGCCTGTTCCCGCACGGGCCAGGCCCTATGCAGCCTACAGTGCTACCGCATCAACCTGCAGCTACGGCTGGGTGGACCCGAGGGCCCTGGGTCCCCGCTCCTGGCCACTTAA
- the Rtkn gene encoding rhotekin isoform X1 — protein MFSRNHRSRVTVARGSALEMEFKRGRFRLSVFSDPPEDTELQRKLDHEIRMREGACKLLAACSQREQALEATKSLLVCNSRILSYMGELQRRKEAQVLGKTGRRPSDSVPPPERSPCRGRVCISDLRIPLMWKDTEYFKNKGDLHRWAVFLLLQLGEQIEDTEMVLVDRTLTDISFQNNVLFAEAGPDFELRLELYGACVEEEGALVGAPKRLATKLSSSLGRSSGKRVRASLDSAGGSGNSPILLPTPAVGGPRYHLLAHTTLTLAAVQDGFRTHDLTLASHEENPAWLPLYGSVCCRLAAQPVCMTQPTASGTLRVQQAGELQNGTLVHGVLKGTHLCCYWRSEDADTGQEPLFTITINKETKVRAGEQEQAPEWPFTLSISNRYGDDEVTNSLQVESREALQNWMEALWQLFLDMSQWKHCCHEVMKIETPTPRKPPQALAKQGSLYHEMAIEPIDDIAAVTDILAQREGTRLEPPPPWLAMFTDQPALPSSSSCSPASVAPVPTRTQPLPWGRPRTFSLDAAPADHSLGSSRSVAPLPPQRSPQSRGFYSKSQLRTWLQSPV, from the exons ATGTTCTCTCGAAACCACCGGAGCCGGGTCACAGTGGCCAGGGGCTCCgccctggagatggagttcaAACGCGGCCGCTTCCGACTTAGTGTCTTCAGCGACCCACCGGAG GACACAGAGTTGCAGAGGAAACTAGATCATGAGATCCGGATGAGGGAAGGGGCCTGCAAGCTGCTGGCAGCCTGCTCCCAGCGAGAGCAGGCTCTGGAGGCCACCAAGAGCCTGCTGGTGTGCAACAGTCGTATTCTCAGCTACATGGGCGAGCTGCAGCGGCGCAAGGAGGCCCAGGTGCTGGGGAAGACAGGCCGGCG ACCTTCTGACAGTGTGCCGCCCCCTGAGCGCTCCCCTTGCCGTGGCCGGGTCTGCATCTCTG ACCTCCGAATCCCACTCATGTGGAAGGACACAGAGTATTTCAAGAACAAAGGCG ACCTACACCGCTGGGCTGTGTTCCTGCTGTTGCAGCTGGGAGAACAGATTGAGGACACAGAGATGGTCCTGGTGGACAGGACCCTGACAGACATCTCCTTTCAGAACAATGTGCTTTT TGCTGAGGCAGGGCCAGACTTTGAACTGCGGCTGGAGCTGTATGGGGCctgtgtggaagaggaggggGCCCTAGTTGGTGCCCCCAAGAGGCTTGCCACCAAACTCAGCAGCTCCCTGGGCCGTTCCTCAGGGAAGCGTGTCAGGGCATCGCTGGACAGTGCTGGGGGCTCTGGGAACAGTCCCATCCTGCTGCCTACCCCAGCTGTGGG aGGTCCTCGATATCATCTCTTGGCCCACACCACTCTCACCCTAGCAGCAGTGCAAGATGGATTCCGCACACATGACCTCACCCTTGCCAGTCATG aggagAATCCAGCCTGGCTGCCTCTTTATGGTAGCGTGTGTTGCCGTCTGGCGGCTCAGCCTGTCTGCATGACTCAGCCCACTGCAAGTGGTACCCTCAGGGTGCAG CAAGCCGGGGAGCTACAGAATGGGACACTCGTGCACGGAGTCCTGAAAGGCACACACCTTTGTTGTTACTGGAGATCTGAGGATGCAGACACTGGGCAAGAACCACTGTTTACCATCACTATCAACAAG GAGACAAAGGTCCGGGCAGGGGAGCAGGAGCAGGCCCCAGAATGGCCTTTTACCCTCAGCATCAGCAACCGGTATGGAGATGATGAGGTGACAAACAGCCTCCAGGTGGAGAGCAGAGAAGCCCTGCAGAACTGGATGGAGGCACTGTGGCAGCTCTTCCTCGACATGA GCCAGTGGAAGCACTGTTGTCATGAAGTCATGAAGATCGAAACTCCCACGCCCCGGAAACCCCCCCAAGCACTGGCCAAGCAGGGGTCCTTATATCATGAGATGG CGATTGAGCCAATAGATGACATCGCAGCTGTGACAGACATCCTGGCCCAGCGGGAGGGCACAAGGCTGGAGCCGCCCCCACCCTGGCTAGCAATGTTTACAGACCAGCCTGCCTTGCctagctccagctcctgctcgCCTGCCTCAGTGGCCCCAGTCCCAACCCGGACGCAACCCCTGCCCTGGGGACGACCCCGAACCTTTTCCCTGGATGCTGCCCCTGCAGACCACTCCCTTGGGTCTTCTCGCTCGGTTGCACCCCTCCCCCCGCAGCGATCCCCACAGTCCAGAGGCTTCTACAGCAAAAGTCAGCTCCGTACGTGGCTCCAGTCCCCGGTGTGA
- the Rtkn gene encoding rhotekin isoform X3: protein MFSRNHRSRVTVARGSALEMEFKRGRFRLSVFSDPPEDTELQRKLDHEIRMREGACKLLAACSQREQALEATKSLLVCNSRILSYMGELQRRKEAQVLGKTGRRPSDSVPPPERSPCRGRVCISDLRIPLMWKDTEYFKNKGDLHRWAVFLLLQLGEQIEDTEMVLVDRTLTDISFQNNVLFAEAGPDFELRLELYGACVEEEGALVGAPKRLATKLSSSLGRSSGKRVRASLDSAGGSGNSPILLPTPAVGGPRYHLLAHTTLTLAAVQDGFRTHDLTLASHEENPAWLPLYGSVCCRLAAQPVCMTQPTASGTLRVQQAGELQNGTLVHGVLKGTHLCCYWRSEDADTGQEPLFTITINKETKVRAGEQEQAPEWPFTLSISNRYGDDEVTNSLQVESREALQNWMEALWQLFLDMSQWKHCCHEVMKIETPTPRKPPQALAKQGSLYHEMVLSEPVASGGPDEGLLLQNNAISAEIRALLSSYYSDR, encoded by the exons ATGTTCTCTCGAAACCACCGGAGCCGGGTCACAGTGGCCAGGGGCTCCgccctggagatggagttcaAACGCGGCCGCTTCCGACTTAGTGTCTTCAGCGACCCACCGGAG GACACAGAGTTGCAGAGGAAACTAGATCATGAGATCCGGATGAGGGAAGGGGCCTGCAAGCTGCTGGCAGCCTGCTCCCAGCGAGAGCAGGCTCTGGAGGCCACCAAGAGCCTGCTGGTGTGCAACAGTCGTATTCTCAGCTACATGGGCGAGCTGCAGCGGCGCAAGGAGGCCCAGGTGCTGGGGAAGACAGGCCGGCG ACCTTCTGACAGTGTGCCGCCCCCTGAGCGCTCCCCTTGCCGTGGCCGGGTCTGCATCTCTG ACCTCCGAATCCCACTCATGTGGAAGGACACAGAGTATTTCAAGAACAAAGGCG ACCTACACCGCTGGGCTGTGTTCCTGCTGTTGCAGCTGGGAGAACAGATTGAGGACACAGAGATGGTCCTGGTGGACAGGACCCTGACAGACATCTCCTTTCAGAACAATGTGCTTTT TGCTGAGGCAGGGCCAGACTTTGAACTGCGGCTGGAGCTGTATGGGGCctgtgtggaagaggaggggGCCCTAGTTGGTGCCCCCAAGAGGCTTGCCACCAAACTCAGCAGCTCCCTGGGCCGTTCCTCAGGGAAGCGTGTCAGGGCATCGCTGGACAGTGCTGGGGGCTCTGGGAACAGTCCCATCCTGCTGCCTACCCCAGCTGTGGG aGGTCCTCGATATCATCTCTTGGCCCACACCACTCTCACCCTAGCAGCAGTGCAAGATGGATTCCGCACACATGACCTCACCCTTGCCAGTCATG aggagAATCCAGCCTGGCTGCCTCTTTATGGTAGCGTGTGTTGCCGTCTGGCGGCTCAGCCTGTCTGCATGACTCAGCCCACTGCAAGTGGTACCCTCAGGGTGCAG CAAGCCGGGGAGCTACAGAATGGGACACTCGTGCACGGAGTCCTGAAAGGCACACACCTTTGTTGTTACTGGAGATCTGAGGATGCAGACACTGGGCAAGAACCACTGTTTACCATCACTATCAACAAG GAGACAAAGGTCCGGGCAGGGGAGCAGGAGCAGGCCCCAGAATGGCCTTTTACCCTCAGCATCAGCAACCGGTATGGAGATGATGAGGTGACAAACAGCCTCCAGGTGGAGAGCAGAGAAGCCCTGCAGAACTGGATGGAGGCACTGTGGCAGCTCTTCCTCGACATGA GCCAGTGGAAGCACTGTTGTCATGAAGTCATGAAGATCGAAACTCCCACGCCCCGGAAACCCCCCCAAGCACTGGCCAAGCAGGGGTCCTTATATCATGAGATGG TCTTATCAGAGCCTGTGGCCTCAGGGGGTCCTGATGAGGGGCTGCTCCTACAGAATAATGCCATCTCCGCTGAGATACGGGCCTTGCTCTCTTCCTATTACAGTGACAGGTGA
- the Rtkn gene encoding rhotekin isoform X4 has product MDRAREGSDTELQRKLDHEIRMREGACKLLAACSQREQALEATKSLLVCNSRILSYMGELQRRKEAQVLGKTGRRPSDSVPPPERSPCRGRVCISDLRIPLMWKDTEYFKNKGDLHRWAVFLLLQLGEQIEDTEMVLVDRTLTDISFQNNVLFAEAGPDFELRLELYGACVEEEGALVGAPKRLATKLSSSLGRSSGKRVRASLDSAGGSGNSPILLPTPAVGGPRYHLLAHTTLTLAAVQDGFRTHDLTLASHEENPAWLPLYGSVCCRLAAQPVCMTQPTASGTLRVQQAGELQNGTLVHGVLKGTHLCCYWRSEDADTGQEPLFTITINKETKVRAGEQEQAPEWPFTLSISNRYGDDEVTNSLQVESREALQNWMEALWQLFLDMSQWKHCCHEVMKIETPTPRKPPQALAKQGSLYHEMVLSEPVASGGPDEGLLLQNNAISAEIRALLSSYYSDR; this is encoded by the exons ATGGACAGGGCTAGGGAAGGATCG GACACAGAGTTGCAGAGGAAACTAGATCATGAGATCCGGATGAGGGAAGGGGCCTGCAAGCTGCTGGCAGCCTGCTCCCAGCGAGAGCAGGCTCTGGAGGCCACCAAGAGCCTGCTGGTGTGCAACAGTCGTATTCTCAGCTACATGGGCGAGCTGCAGCGGCGCAAGGAGGCCCAGGTGCTGGGGAAGACAGGCCGGCG ACCTTCTGACAGTGTGCCGCCCCCTGAGCGCTCCCCTTGCCGTGGCCGGGTCTGCATCTCTG ACCTCCGAATCCCACTCATGTGGAAGGACACAGAGTATTTCAAGAACAAAGGCG ACCTACACCGCTGGGCTGTGTTCCTGCTGTTGCAGCTGGGAGAACAGATTGAGGACACAGAGATGGTCCTGGTGGACAGGACCCTGACAGACATCTCCTTTCAGAACAATGTGCTTTT TGCTGAGGCAGGGCCAGACTTTGAACTGCGGCTGGAGCTGTATGGGGCctgtgtggaagaggaggggGCCCTAGTTGGTGCCCCCAAGAGGCTTGCCACCAAACTCAGCAGCTCCCTGGGCCGTTCCTCAGGGAAGCGTGTCAGGGCATCGCTGGACAGTGCTGGGGGCTCTGGGAACAGTCCCATCCTGCTGCCTACCCCAGCTGTGGG aGGTCCTCGATATCATCTCTTGGCCCACACCACTCTCACCCTAGCAGCAGTGCAAGATGGATTCCGCACACATGACCTCACCCTTGCCAGTCATG aggagAATCCAGCCTGGCTGCCTCTTTATGGTAGCGTGTGTTGCCGTCTGGCGGCTCAGCCTGTCTGCATGACTCAGCCCACTGCAAGTGGTACCCTCAGGGTGCAG CAAGCCGGGGAGCTACAGAATGGGACACTCGTGCACGGAGTCCTGAAAGGCACACACCTTTGTTGTTACTGGAGATCTGAGGATGCAGACACTGGGCAAGAACCACTGTTTACCATCACTATCAACAAG GAGACAAAGGTCCGGGCAGGGGAGCAGGAGCAGGCCCCAGAATGGCCTTTTACCCTCAGCATCAGCAACCGGTATGGAGATGATGAGGTGACAAACAGCCTCCAGGTGGAGAGCAGAGAAGCCCTGCAGAACTGGATGGAGGCACTGTGGCAGCTCTTCCTCGACATGA GCCAGTGGAAGCACTGTTGTCATGAAGTCATGAAGATCGAAACTCCCACGCCCCGGAAACCCCCCCAAGCACTGGCCAAGCAGGGGTCCTTATATCATGAGATGG TCTTATCAGAGCCTGTGGCCTCAGGGGGTCCTGATGAGGGGCTGCTCCTACAGAATAATGCCATCTCCGCTGAGATACGGGCCTTGCTCTCTTCCTATTACAGTGACAGGTGA
- the Rtkn gene encoding rhotekin isoform X2 yields the protein MDRAREGSDTELQRKLDHEIRMREGACKLLAACSQREQALEATKSLLVCNSRILSYMGELQRRKEAQVLGKTGRRPSDSVPPPERSPCRGRVCISDLRIPLMWKDTEYFKNKGDLHRWAVFLLLQLGEQIEDTEMVLVDRTLTDISFQNNVLFAEAGPDFELRLELYGACVEEEGALVGAPKRLATKLSSSLGRSSGKRVRASLDSAGGSGNSPILLPTPAVGGPRYHLLAHTTLTLAAVQDGFRTHDLTLASHEENPAWLPLYGSVCCRLAAQPVCMTQPTASGTLRVQQAGELQNGTLVHGVLKGTHLCCYWRSEDADTGQEPLFTITINKETKVRAGEQEQAPEWPFTLSISNRYGDDEVTNSLQVESREALQNWMEALWQLFLDMSQWKHCCHEVMKIETPTPRKPPQALAKQGSLYHEMAIEPIDDIAAVTDILAQREGTRLEPPPPWLAMFTDQPALPSSSSCSPASVAPVPTRTQPLPWGRPRTFSLDAAPADHSLGSSRSVAPLPPQRSPQSRGFYSKSQLRTWLQSPV from the exons ATGGACAGGGCTAGGGAAGGATCG GACACAGAGTTGCAGAGGAAACTAGATCATGAGATCCGGATGAGGGAAGGGGCCTGCAAGCTGCTGGCAGCCTGCTCCCAGCGAGAGCAGGCTCTGGAGGCCACCAAGAGCCTGCTGGTGTGCAACAGTCGTATTCTCAGCTACATGGGCGAGCTGCAGCGGCGCAAGGAGGCCCAGGTGCTGGGGAAGACAGGCCGGCG ACCTTCTGACAGTGTGCCGCCCCCTGAGCGCTCCCCTTGCCGTGGCCGGGTCTGCATCTCTG ACCTCCGAATCCCACTCATGTGGAAGGACACAGAGTATTTCAAGAACAAAGGCG ACCTACACCGCTGGGCTGTGTTCCTGCTGTTGCAGCTGGGAGAACAGATTGAGGACACAGAGATGGTCCTGGTGGACAGGACCCTGACAGACATCTCCTTTCAGAACAATGTGCTTTT TGCTGAGGCAGGGCCAGACTTTGAACTGCGGCTGGAGCTGTATGGGGCctgtgtggaagaggaggggGCCCTAGTTGGTGCCCCCAAGAGGCTTGCCACCAAACTCAGCAGCTCCCTGGGCCGTTCCTCAGGGAAGCGTGTCAGGGCATCGCTGGACAGTGCTGGGGGCTCTGGGAACAGTCCCATCCTGCTGCCTACCCCAGCTGTGGG aGGTCCTCGATATCATCTCTTGGCCCACACCACTCTCACCCTAGCAGCAGTGCAAGATGGATTCCGCACACATGACCTCACCCTTGCCAGTCATG aggagAATCCAGCCTGGCTGCCTCTTTATGGTAGCGTGTGTTGCCGTCTGGCGGCTCAGCCTGTCTGCATGACTCAGCCCACTGCAAGTGGTACCCTCAGGGTGCAG CAAGCCGGGGAGCTACAGAATGGGACACTCGTGCACGGAGTCCTGAAAGGCACACACCTTTGTTGTTACTGGAGATCTGAGGATGCAGACACTGGGCAAGAACCACTGTTTACCATCACTATCAACAAG GAGACAAAGGTCCGGGCAGGGGAGCAGGAGCAGGCCCCAGAATGGCCTTTTACCCTCAGCATCAGCAACCGGTATGGAGATGATGAGGTGACAAACAGCCTCCAGGTGGAGAGCAGAGAAGCCCTGCAGAACTGGATGGAGGCACTGTGGCAGCTCTTCCTCGACATGA GCCAGTGGAAGCACTGTTGTCATGAAGTCATGAAGATCGAAACTCCCACGCCCCGGAAACCCCCCCAAGCACTGGCCAAGCAGGGGTCCTTATATCATGAGATGG CGATTGAGCCAATAGATGACATCGCAGCTGTGACAGACATCCTGGCCCAGCGGGAGGGCACAAGGCTGGAGCCGCCCCCACCCTGGCTAGCAATGTTTACAGACCAGCCTGCCTTGCctagctccagctcctgctcgCCTGCCTCAGTGGCCCCAGTCCCAACCCGGACGCAACCCCTGCCCTGGGGACGACCCCGAACCTTTTCCCTGGATGCTGCCCCTGCAGACCACTCCCTTGGGTCTTCTCGCTCGGTTGCACCCCTCCCCCCGCAGCGATCCCCACAGTCCAGAGGCTTCTACAGCAAAAGTCAGCTCCGTACGTGGCTCCAGTCCCCGGTGTGA
- the Wdr54 gene encoding WD repeat-containing protein 54 translates to MFRRQRSIPLRSSAAALPNNLSVLQLPASDLTQYGVVHGPSAQLLSAAPECVPLAWRQLHVKEGAAGVSPPLITQVHWCVLPFRVLLVLTSHRGIQMYESDGSVMVYWHALDSGDASSVQAVFARGVATTLHFICVGTWSGRVLVFDIPAKGPNIVLSEELAGHLTPITDIATEHAQAQDGIADMVTADDSGVLCIWRSGSEFTLLNRISGFGVPCPSVQLWQGIVAAGYGNGQVRLYDSTTGALHVQISAHARTVCGLDLAPEVGKLLSAAEDTFVHIWKLNRSPENGSIEVEHCHSECISDTQVCGARFCDPSGSSFAVTGYDMAEILRFSSV, encoded by the exons ATGTTCCGCCGCCAGCGCTCCATCCCACTTCGCAGCTCTGCCGCAGCCCTGCCTAACAacctcagtgtcctgcagcttCCAGCCAGCGATCTCACCCAGTATGGGGTGGTTCATGGACCGAGCGCCCAGCTTCTCAGCGCTGCCCCTGAGTGTGTCCCTTTGGCCTGGCGCCAGCTCCACGTCAAAGAGGGCGCCGCAGGAGTGAGTCCCCCACTCATCACTCAg GTCCACTGGTGTGTCCTCCCCTTCAGAGTACTGCTGGTTCTCACCTCACATCGAGGGATACAG ATGTATGAGTCCGACGGCTCCGTCATGGTCTATTGGCATGCCTTGGACTCAGGAGACGCTTCTTCAG TACAGGCCGTGTTTGCCCGAGGAGTCGCTACCACTCTTCACTTCATCTGCGTGG GAACGTGGTCCGGTCGGGTACTGGTGTTTGATATCCCTGCAAAGGGTCCCAACATTGTACTCAGTGAGGAGCTGGCTGGACACCTGACACCAATCACAGATATTGCCACTGAGCATGCCCAGGCACAG GATGGTATTGCTGACATGGTGACAGCTGATGACTCAGGTGTCCTGTGTATCTGGAGGTCAGGATCTGAGTTCACATTGCTGAACCGGATATCCGGATTCGG CGTCCCATGCCCCTCCGTGCAGCTGTGGCAGGGGATCGTGGCGGCCGGATACGGAAACGGGCAAGTGCGCCTGTATGACTCCACTACAGGAGCACTACACGTCCAGATCAGCGCCCATGCCCGGACCGTCTGTGGCCTGGACCTAGCTCCAGAAGTGGGCAAG CTACTCTCTGCAGCTGAGGATACCTTTGTGCACATCTGGAAGCTAAACAGAAGCCCAGAGAATGGCTCCATTGAG GTGGAACACTGCCACAGTGAGTGTATTTCCGACACCCAGGTGTGCGGTGCGCGATTCTGTGATCCGTCAGGCAGCTCCTTTGCTGTGACAGGTTATGACATGGCTGAGATCCTGAGGTTTAGCAGTGTCTGA